The Gilliamella apicola genome window below encodes:
- a CDS encoding helix-turn-helix domain-containing protein produces MSEQDQDWSPSRVVGEIKIRGGNLRALSRSSGLQADTLRNALYRHCPKYERIIAEYLQVSVETIWPSRYSIQAK; encoded by the coding sequence ATGAGCGAACAAGATCAAGATTGGTCACCATCAAGAGTTGTCGGTGAAATTAAAATTAGAGGTGGAAATTTAAGAGCACTATCAAGATCAAGTGGCTTACAAGCTGATACTTTGAGAAATGCTTTATACAGACATTGCCCTAAATATGAACGAATCATTGCTGAATATTTACAAGTTTCTGTTGAAACTATTTGGCCTTCACGTTATAGCATCCAAGCAAAATAA
- a CDS encoding LexA family transcriptional regulator, whose translation MKENNFKTLNEQEKTSILTKTGVINFKNRLTLLLEGLSGNAFAKKVGMSEAVIRDYLSGKTYPSLNRLAIIAQKCDVPIEWLATGKGDCRLLTDPIGTESIRIPFHDLNKNVNPLSRIESIPFEINLIKNQGCKSEDLTAIWAKGDSMDPTISNHDILIINKAYCKPIDGYLYAVQYDDQICVKRIQNQGTNLALLCDNSKYPTILIDKNSPQNLEIIGHVIYLLKDF comes from the coding sequence ATGAAAGAAAATAATTTTAAAACGCTAAATGAGCAAGAAAAAACGAGTATTTTGACAAAAACAGGCGTAATAAATTTTAAAAATAGATTAACTTTATTATTAGAAGGACTATCCGGTAACGCTTTTGCCAAAAAAGTTGGCATGTCAGAAGCTGTAATTCGAGATTATTTATCAGGTAAAACCTACCCATCTTTAAATCGATTAGCTATTATTGCTCAAAAATGCGATGTACCTATTGAGTGGTTAGCGACAGGAAAAGGAGATTGTCGTTTGCTTACTGATCCTATAGGTACAGAATCAATTCGTATTCCTTTTCATGACTTGAATAAAAACGTTAATCCATTGTCACGAATTGAATCTATACCTTTTGAAATAAACTTAATAAAAAATCAAGGTTGTAAAAGTGAGGATTTAACTGCAATTTGGGCAAAAGGTGACAGTATGGATCCGACTATATCCAACCATGATATTTTGATCATTAATAAAGCATATTGCAAACCGATTGATGGTTATCTTTATGCTGTACAATATGATGATCAAATTTGTGTTAAACGAATTCAAAATCAGGGGACTAACTTAGCTTTGTTATGTGATAATTCTAAGTATCCAACAATTTTAATCGATAAAAATTCACCACAAAATTTAGAAATTATTGGACATGTCATCTATTTATTGAAAGATTTTTAG
- a CDS encoding heme biosynthesis HemY N-terminal domain-containing protein — MLKILIIFLALVGGFFLGPLLQGHQGSAVFEVANYKISMSFISFVILELLGLLCLYICYWLFEKIFNSKTMLGNWLRSKSPRKSAKRLEQAQLSLLEGDYKQASKFFMKSAKASTNTALSFLLAAQTQIDNDEVIPANQSLEQAAKHCQPNELFAFQLVQVRLQIKNREYDAARVTIESLLNEKPRNPEVLRLADQIYYDTQDYQAIIDLMPAMYKAEAFSESQLDQFKQVAYVSRIKQLSTDSDPLALIKWWNSQPKAIVNNVAYKRAMANYLNQLGQTAEADKILNSITKLEPKERT, encoded by the coding sequence ATGCTTAAAATATTAATTATTTTCTTAGCGCTAGTGGGTGGATTTTTTCTAGGGCCATTATTACAAGGTCACCAAGGCTCCGCAGTTTTTGAGGTCGCCAATTATAAAATCAGTATGTCATTTATATCCTTTGTGATCTTAGAATTACTGGGTTTACTTTGTTTATACATTTGCTATTGGCTATTTGAGAAAATCTTTAATTCCAAAACAATGTTGGGCAACTGGTTGCGCTCAAAATCACCTAGAAAATCAGCTAAACGACTTGAGCAAGCACAGCTTTCATTACTTGAAGGTGATTATAAACAAGCCAGTAAATTTTTTATGAAGAGTGCTAAAGCGTCAACCAATACAGCGTTATCGTTCTTACTTGCTGCACAGACGCAAATCGACAATGATGAAGTAATTCCAGCTAATCAATCACTAGAACAAGCAGCTAAACATTGTCAGCCGAATGAATTATTTGCTTTTCAATTAGTGCAAGTACGTTTACAAATTAAAAACCGTGAATATGATGCAGCACGAGTAACAATTGAGAGTTTATTAAATGAGAAACCTCGTAATCCAGAAGTGCTAAGGCTTGCTGATCAAATCTATTATGATACACAAGATTATCAAGCAATCATTGACCTCATGCCTGCTATGTATAAAGCAGAAGCGTTTAGTGAGTCGCAATTAGACCAATTTAAACAAGTTGCCTATGTCAGTCGTATCAAGCAATTATCAACCGATAGTGATCCATTAGCCTTAATAAAATGGTGGAATTCACAACCCAAAGCGATTGTTAATAATGTTGCCTATAAAAGAGCGATGGCAAATTATCTTAATCAATTAGGTCAAACAGCTGAAGCGGATAAAATTCTTAATTCAATTACCAAATTAGAACCGAAAGAAAGAACATAA
- the hflD gene encoding high frequency lysogenization protein HflD produces the protein MDGKYHHIAIALAGIVQSALLIPQLANSGICNTTLYERSVKSVFITSPKTTLDVYGGLHNIKIGLQTLIELLSSGQKEQMEIMRYVFSSLNITSKLLKNNDSLSKIDQRLKHITSLYPDLNDETIGNNIEDLSYSLAGIYSDIVSPISTKIQITGKAKFLQNAFIQAKVRTALLGCIRSTILWYQVGGGRLQFLFQRKRICDAAQQLLQTIDTAY, from the coding sequence ATGGACGGCAAATATCATCATATTGCTATTGCACTTGCAGGAATTGTGCAAAGTGCATTATTAATTCCGCAATTAGCTAATTCAGGAATCTGCAATACTACATTATACGAACGCTCGGTAAAAAGTGTGTTTATAACCTCACCCAAAACGACATTAGATGTTTATGGCGGTCTACACAACATTAAAATTGGGTTACAAACACTTATTGAGCTATTATCATCTGGACAAAAAGAACAGATGGAAATAATGCGTTATGTTTTTAGTTCCCTAAATATTACCAGTAAATTACTAAAAAATAATGATTCACTAAGCAAGATAGATCAACGATTAAAACACATTACCAGTCTTTATCCTGATTTAAATGATGAAACAATTGGTAATAATATTGAAGATTTATCCTATTCATTAGCTGGAATTTATTCTGATATTGTCAGCCCTATATCCACCAAAATACAGATAACGGGTAAAGCCAAATTTTTACAAAATGCTTTTATTCAGGCTAAAGTCAGAACTGCTCTTTTGGGCTGTATTCGTTCTACCATTTTATGGTATCAAGTCGGTGGTGGTCGTCTACAATTTTTGTTTCAGCGCAAACGCATTTGTGATGCAGCTCAACAGTTATTACAAACAATTGATACAGCTTATTAA
- the purB gene encoding adenylosuccinate lyase, whose amino-acid sequence MELSALTALSPIDGRYGEKTTQLRTIFSEYGLLKYRVQVEVRWLQKLASQENIPEVPALSQLATEHLNQIIENFNEQDAQRIKEIERTTNHDVKAVEYFLKEKVSSNEELHAINEFIHFACTSEDINNLSHALMLKTARETVLLPYWQQLIDKITSQAKEYRDLPLLSRTHGQPATPSTIGKEFANVAYRLQRQFKQLQSVEILGKINGATGNYNAHMVAYPQVDWHKLSEEFVCSLGLEWNPYTTQIEPHDYIAEFFDCIARFNTIVIDFDRDVWGYISLNHFKQKTVAGEIGSSTMPHKVNPIDFENSEGNLGLANAIMNHLGSKLPISRWQRDLTDSTVLRNLGVGIGYAVIAYQSTLKGLSKLEVNQSYLLEELNRNWEVLAEPIQTVMRRYGIEKPYEKLKELTRGKRVDAQGMQLFIESLDLPEEEKARLKQLTPANYIGFAASFVDKL is encoded by the coding sequence ATGGAATTATCTGCACTTACTGCCCTTTCGCCTATTGATGGCCGTTATGGAGAAAAAACAACACAATTACGTACCATTTTTAGTGAATATGGTTTATTAAAATACCGCGTTCAAGTTGAAGTCCGTTGGTTACAAAAATTAGCATCTCAAGAAAATATTCCTGAAGTTCCAGCATTAAGCCAATTGGCAACTGAACATCTTAATCAAATCATTGAAAATTTTAATGAGCAAGATGCTCAGCGAATTAAAGAGATTGAAAGAACTACCAATCATGATGTGAAAGCGGTTGAATATTTTTTAAAAGAAAAAGTCAGTAGTAACGAAGAACTGCATGCTATCAATGAATTTATCCATTTTGCATGCACTTCCGAAGATATTAACAATTTATCGCACGCTTTAATGCTAAAAACCGCCAGAGAAACGGTGTTACTACCCTATTGGCAACAGCTTATTGATAAAATCACTTCGCAAGCAAAAGAGTATCGAGATTTACCATTACTTTCCAGAACGCATGGGCAACCAGCAACTCCATCTACAATCGGTAAAGAGTTTGCCAATGTTGCTTATCGTCTGCAACGTCAATTTAAACAACTCCAATCGGTTGAGATTTTAGGTAAAATTAATGGTGCAACTGGCAATTACAATGCACATATGGTCGCTTACCCACAAGTTGACTGGCATAAATTGAGTGAAGAATTTGTTTGCTCATTAGGGTTAGAATGGAATCCTTATACTACTCAAATTGAACCACATGATTATATTGCTGAGTTTTTTGATTGTATTGCCCGCTTCAATACCATTGTAATTGATTTCGATCGTGATGTATGGGGCTATATTTCATTAAATCATTTTAAACAAAAAACCGTTGCTGGTGAAATTGGTTCATCAACAATGCCACATAAAGTCAATCCAATAGATTTTGAAAATTCAGAAGGCAATTTAGGTCTTGCTAACGCGATCATGAACCATTTAGGTAGTAAATTACCTATTTCTCGTTGGCAACGTGATCTTACCGATTCAACTGTTTTACGCAATTTAGGTGTTGGTATTGGTTATGCAGTTATTGCTTATCAATCAACGTTAAAAGGATTAAGCAAACTTGAAGTAAATCAAAGTTATTTGCTTGAAGAACTTAATCGTAATTGGGAAGTGCTAGCCGAGCCAATACAAACTGTTATGCGCCGTTATGGAATTGAAAAACCATACGAAAAATTAAAAGAGCTAACTCGTGGCAAACGTGTCGATGCCCAAGGTATGCAACTATTTATTGAATCGTTGGATTTACCTGAGGAAGAAAAAGCACGTTTAAAACAGTTAACACCTGCTAATTATATTGGTTTTGCAGCCAGTTTTGTCGATAAGCTATAA
- a CDS encoding DUF2868 domain-containing protein, which translates to MREELRSLWIAQTIHLIEKESGRFADQDINRQVRVIQTSLVDRIVMRAVMLSKQNGLYAAQRNLLKAINLSFLVFIFLSIICGTSLAFSTLSQNPINLYWALFSLLGLHLITLFIWLVSSFLFTNLGGSFLVYCWLWLAKKFSQKKTVQQLIPAFIELFGGRIRWLIGFVLNLFWTVILSSALIVLIALFSTKHYSFEWKTTLLSSDTIISLTHYLGWLPSKLGFIIPDDDIIRLSEHALNAGEIRSTWAIWLLGVFIVYGLAIRFLCMIICGINWLISCRQIEFNIQHPDYQLLANDLQSVLFNVEDEDKKDNVKFKQSIPHLAKEGVGTFLVAIDMQEDWNPPTSVSFLGFLNTREQRRKILDYLQLTPAKKLLIAIDTDRAPDRGMLNLINQLISKSQQSRVWFINQGKQFNNWQALSLQSALPTWLGEEF; encoded by the coding sequence ATGCGAGAAGAGTTAAGATCGCTGTGGATTGCTCAGACTATTCATCTAATTGAAAAAGAATCTGGGCGATTTGCAGATCAAGATATTAATCGACAAGTAAGGGTGATTCAAACGTCACTAGTTGATCGTATCGTCATGCGAGCTGTCATGCTATCAAAACAAAATGGTTTGTATGCAGCGCAAAGAAATTTATTAAAAGCAATAAATCTCTCTTTTTTAGTATTCATTTTTTTATCTATTATTTGTGGTACATCATTGGCTTTTAGTACTTTAAGCCAAAATCCAATTAATTTGTATTGGGCACTTTTTAGTTTACTAGGTCTTCATTTAATCACTTTATTTATTTGGTTAGTATCATCTTTTCTTTTTACTAATTTAGGTGGTAGCTTTTTAGTTTATTGCTGGTTATGGTTAGCAAAAAAGTTCTCTCAAAAAAAGACTGTACAACAACTTATTCCTGCTTTTATTGAGTTATTCGGTGGCCGTATCCGTTGGCTAATTGGATTTGTACTTAATCTATTTTGGACAGTAATTTTAAGTAGTGCCTTAATAGTGCTTATTGCCTTATTTTCAACAAAACACTATAGTTTTGAATGGAAAACAACATTACTTAGCTCAGATACAATTATTAGCCTAACTCATTATTTAGGTTGGTTACCCTCTAAACTCGGGTTTATAATTCCTGATGATGATATTATCAGATTAAGCGAACACGCCTTAAATGCTGGAGAAATACGTTCTACTTGGGCAATTTGGTTACTCGGTGTTTTCATCGTTTATGGTTTAGCGATTCGATTTTTATGTATGATAATTTGTGGGATTAATTGGTTAATAAGTTGTCGACAAATTGAATTCAATATCCAACATCCCGATTATCAATTATTAGCAAATGATCTACAATCTGTATTGTTTAATGTTGAAGATGAAGACAAGAAAGATAACGTTAAATTTAAACAATCAATTCCGCATTTGGCTAAAGAGGGTGTAGGCACTTTCTTAGTAGCAATTGATATGCAAGAAGATTGGAATCCACCAACTTCGGTGAGTTTTTTAGGTTTTTTAAATACACGTGAACAACGTCGAAAAATTCTTGACTATTTACAATTAACACCTGCCAAAAAGTTATTAATCGCGATTGATACCGATAGGGCACCGGATCGGGGTATGTTAAATCTAATCAATCAACTGATCAGCAAATCGCAACAAAGTCGGGTATGGTTTATCAATCAAGGTAAACAATTTAATAATTGGCAAGCGTTATCGTTACAATCAGCTTTACCAACGTGGTTAGGCGAGGAATTTTAA
- the hemC gene encoding hydroxymethylbilane synthase, whose amino-acid sequence MKIRIATRKSPLALWQANFVKQNLLLAHKDLKVELIPMVTQGDIILDSPLSKIGGKGLFVKQLEQAILNNEADIAVHSIKDIPAQFPEGLMLATICQRDEVRDAFVANKYTSLNDLPEGAIVGTSSLRRQCQLRSHFPHLIIKDLRGNVGTRLNKLDDRQYDAIILASVGLKRLSLEHRITQYIDTDLMLPAVGQGAIGIESRTDDKQILDIISVLDDKKSRACIQAERAMNNALQGGCQVPIAGYCGLNNDQLMLQGLVGRVDGSKIIKQQITGCINEAESLGEELAQQLLNQGADLILTELLDA is encoded by the coding sequence TTGAAGATTCGTATTGCAACAAGGAAAAGCCCATTAGCGTTATGGCAAGCTAATTTCGTTAAACAAAATCTATTATTAGCACATAAAGATTTAAAGGTTGAACTTATTCCAATGGTGACTCAAGGTGATATTATACTTGATAGTCCATTATCAAAAATTGGTGGAAAAGGTCTTTTTGTTAAACAGTTAGAACAAGCAATATTAAATAATGAAGCAGATATTGCGGTTCACTCAATCAAAGACATTCCTGCCCAGTTTCCAGAAGGCTTGATGCTAGCAACAATCTGCCAAAGAGATGAGGTTCGAGATGCCTTTGTTGCTAATAAATATACCTCTCTAAATGATTTACCTGAAGGTGCGATTGTTGGTACATCAAGTTTACGGCGCCAATGTCAGTTGCGCAGTCATTTTCCTCATTTAATAATTAAAGATCTTCGTGGTAATGTAGGCACACGTCTCAATAAATTGGATGATAGGCAATATGATGCCATAATTCTGGCGTCAGTCGGTTTAAAACGTTTATCTTTAGAACACAGAATTACTCAATACATAGATACAGATTTAATGTTGCCCGCTGTTGGACAAGGCGCGATTGGCATTGAAAGTCGCACTGACGATAAACAAATATTGGACATTATTTCAGTTCTTGATGACAAAAAAAGTCGAGCTTGTATCCAAGCCGAAAGAGCAATGAATAACGCTTTACAAGGTGGATGCCAAGTACCCATTGCCGGTTATTGCGGTCTGAATAATGATCAATTAATGTTACAAGGTTTAGTGGGTCGTGTTGACGGTTCAAAAATAATTAAACAGCAGATAACGGGTTGTATAAACGAAGCTGAATCATTAGGTGAAGAACTTGCTCAACAGTTATTAAATCAAGGTGCAGATTTAATTTTAACGGAATTATTAGACGCATGA
- the zapB gene encoding cell division protein ZapB, whose product MTLEILNQLENKIQHTVNTITTLQNEIATLKHGNQELEQLINDSSDEMKALREENEKLKQDQQVWQQRIQTLLTKIGEITQ is encoded by the coding sequence ATGACATTAGAAATATTAAATCAGTTAGAAAATAAAATTCAGCATACCGTTAATACTATTACCACATTGCAAAACGAAATTGCGACGTTAAAGCACGGTAATCAAGAATTAGAACAGTTGATCAATGATAGTTCAGATGAAATGAAAGCATTACGCGAAGAAAATGAAAAACTTAAACAAGATCAGCAAGTTTGGCAGCAACGTATCCAAACTTTATTAACCAAAATAGGTGAAATCACACAATAA
- the mnmA gene encoding tRNA 2-thiouridine(34) synthase MnmA, translated as MSNVNTPKKVVVGMSGGVDSSVSAYLLQQQGYHVVGLFMKNWEEDDTEEYCSASVDLADAQAVCDKLNIKLHTINFAAEYWDNVFEHFLSEYKAGRTPNPDILCNKEIKFKAFLEYAAEDLGADYIATGHYVRKRESNGKFELLRGVDNNKDQSYFLYTLSEAQIKQSLFPVGELEKPKVREIAQQLDLATAAKKDSTGICFIGERKFSDFLARYLPAKAGSIRTVDGEIIGKHQGLMYHTLGQRKGLGIGGLKQADDTPWYVVDKDLQNNELIVAQGHDHPALFSDGLIASQLHWVDRKVVSKPFTCTVKTRYRQEDIACQVNPLSEDKIEVIFTHPVAAVTPGQSAVFYQEEVCLGGGIIEERIIGRQEL; from the coding sequence ATGTCAAATGTAAATACCCCCAAAAAAGTTGTTGTCGGGATGTCTGGCGGCGTTGACTCATCTGTATCAGCTTATCTATTACAACAACAAGGTTATCATGTTGTTGGCTTATTTATGAAAAATTGGGAAGAAGATGATACCGAAGAGTATTGTTCAGCATCGGTTGATTTAGCCGATGCTCAAGCCGTCTGTGATAAATTGAATATCAAATTACACACTATCAATTTTGCAGCTGAATATTGGGATAATGTTTTTGAACATTTTTTATCTGAATATAAAGCCGGTCGCACGCCAAATCCAGATATTTTATGTAATAAAGAGATCAAATTTAAAGCCTTTCTTGAATATGCAGCAGAAGATCTTGGTGCAGACTATATTGCAACTGGTCATTATGTGCGCAAACGAGAAAGTAATGGCAAATTTGAATTATTGCGCGGAGTGGATAACAATAAAGACCAAAGTTATTTTCTTTACACGCTAAGTGAAGCCCAAATTAAACAAAGTTTATTTCCAGTGGGAGAACTTGAGAAACCGAAAGTGCGTGAAATAGCCCAACAATTAGATTTAGCAACGGCGGCTAAAAAAGATTCTACAGGTATCTGTTTTATTGGTGAACGAAAATTTAGTGACTTTTTAGCGCGCTATTTACCTGCAAAAGCAGGCTCAATTCGTACTGTAGATGGTGAAATAATTGGAAAGCACCAAGGGCTTATGTATCATACATTAGGACAACGTAAAGGCTTAGGGATTGGTGGTTTAAAGCAAGCTGATGATACTCCTTGGTATGTTGTAGACAAAGATTTACAAAATAATGAATTGATTGTTGCGCAAGGACATGACCATCCTGCATTATTTTCTGATGGATTAATTGCTAGCCAATTACATTGGGTTGATCGTAAAGTTGTTAGTAAACCTTTTACATGCACCGTTAAAACACGTTATCGCCAAGAAGATATCGCTTGCCAAGTTAATCCTTTATCAGAAGATAAAATTGAGGTGATATTTACACATCCTGTTGCTGCAGTAACACCTGGACAATCAGCCGTCTTTTATCAAGAAGAAGTGTGTCTTGGTGGCGGTATCATTGAAGAGCGAATTATTGGTAGACAGGAGTTATAG
- the tpiA gene encoding triose-phosphate isomerase, producing MRKPLVMGNWKLNGSIDMAKNLVEGLRKELSTEAACDIAIAPPVVYLDFVKHQLGGSNIILGAQDVDVNLSGAYTGEVSATMLKEVGVTHVIIGHSERRTYHKESDEFIAKKFGILKESGLVPVLCIGETEAENEAGQTQSVCARQIDAVINTLGVEAFNGAVIAYEPVWAIGTGKSATPAQAQAVHKFIRDHIAKQDAKVAEQVIIQYGGSVNDKNAAELFTQPDIDGALVGGASLKVDAFTAIVRAAEQAKK from the coding sequence ATGCGAAAACCTCTCGTTATGGGTAACTGGAAACTCAATGGTAGTATTGATATGGCTAAAAATTTAGTTGAGGGTTTAAGAAAAGAACTATCGACAGAAGCAGCGTGTGATATTGCTATTGCTCCACCAGTAGTTTATTTAGACTTTGTCAAACATCAATTAGGTGGTTCTAATATTATTTTAGGTGCCCAAGATGTAGATGTTAACTTATCTGGTGCTTATACAGGTGAAGTATCAGCAACAATGTTAAAGGAAGTCGGTGTAACTCATGTAATTATCGGCCATTCAGAACGTCGTACTTACCACAAAGAATCAGATGAGTTTATTGCCAAAAAATTTGGTATATTGAAAGAGTCTGGTTTAGTACCTGTTCTTTGTATCGGTGAAACTGAAGCTGAAAATGAAGCTGGTCAAACTCAATCAGTGTGTGCGCGCCAAATTGATGCTGTTATAAATACGTTAGGAGTTGAAGCATTTAACGGTGCAGTAATTGCATATGAGCCGGTTTGGGCTATCGGTACTGGCAAATCTGCGACTCCAGCTCAAGCTCAAGCTGTTCATAAATTCATCCGTGATCATATTGCAAAACAAGATGCAAAAGTTGCAGAACAAGTAATTATTCAATATGGCGGTTCAGTAAATGATAAAAATGCAGCAGAATTATTTACTCAACCTGATATTGATGGTGCTTTAGTAGGTGGCGCATCACTTAAAGTAGATGCTTTTACAGCAATTGTTCGAGCGGCAGAACAAGCTAAAAAATAA
- a CDS encoding uroporphyrinogen-III synthase: MIFVTRPSPEGEKLTELLNKIDRPAQHLPFFKISQGRDILQLQHHLNQLLPNDIVIVVSPQVTHAINHYSTNLTLPKNISYFAIGKKSAQLFKQFTEVEVNYPDREDSEGLLVLLQQQSVKQRNILILCGNSGRPLLSQTLMNRQAKVKLIECYTRIPIIYQPDILSEHISQQLIIITSIEHLNQLESYSSDEHKKQSYLLVTSQRIFTKAKELTWQNVLLVKSADNQTIFNAVKQHFPASL, translated from the coding sequence ATGATTTTTGTAACCAGGCCCTCTCCCGAAGGTGAAAAACTAACTGAGTTATTAAACAAAATTGATCGACCTGCACAACATTTGCCATTTTTTAAAATTTCACAAGGCCGTGATATTTTACAGTTACAACATCACTTAAACCAGCTATTACCCAATGATATCGTGATAGTGGTTTCCCCCCAAGTAACTCATGCCATTAATCACTATTCTACCAATTTGACCTTGCCCAAAAACATTAGTTATTTTGCAATAGGCAAAAAATCCGCACAATTATTTAAGCAATTCACCGAAGTTGAAGTTAATTATCCTGATAGAGAAGACAGTGAAGGATTATTAGTATTACTTCAACAACAATCAGTAAAACAACGAAATATTTTAATCTTATGTGGTAATTCAGGTCGCCCCTTACTGTCACAAACCTTAATGAATCGCCAAGCCAAAGTAAAATTAATTGAGTGTTATACTCGCATTCCTATAATCTACCAACCTGATATCTTATCTGAGCATATCTCACAACAACTCATTATTATTACCAGTATTGAACACCTCAACCAACTTGAATCCTATAGCAGTGATGAACACAAAAAGCAAAGTTATTTACTGGTAACCAGCCAAAGAATTTTTACAAAAGCTAAAGAGTTAACATGGCAAAATGTGTTATTGGTAAAAAGTGCGGATAATCAAACTATCTTTAATGCTGTAAAACAACACTTCCCTGCCTCGTTATAA
- a CDS encoding uroporphyrinogen-III C-methyltransferase, producing the protein MPLRYYGANATLSTISTSSFSQSSTITTLDKANKTMKEDKKTSTTAQSSPTVEKKVASSNNVNKAPVSKLSLLAIALTLGLGGFVFYHGHTQVENQKKTIASLQTELADLKQTTKDSIIHDLQNNITEAVNRQNQQLATLEQRVDDQLNEQQKAQQQLTNQINDALKLNEQNIYNLNERLSSMSAANYNVWLISQANYLVHLAGRKIWNEQDYATARLLLKNADASLAQTNDPSLIPARQAITEDINSLSQVSFIDYDGIIMNLIGLSESLNELPLVGNYKQIDLGMTQHDDAVASNHTESSNTDTTSAQGINSGVDSDKTHNDKQSITTSISDWSSNLLTNTKNFMAKFITIENLDEKENNFKTCLSKAGLDEKQMLRCQIFKEPLTLEQSLYLRENIRFRLLIAAQAVPRHHDLIYQRALSDALLWVNAYFDNNAPTVKAFVDDLDDLLSQSISDQSVPNKLESISELEKLMQTRVHSMLAN; encoded by the coding sequence ATGCCATTACGATATTATGGTGCCAATGCTACACTTTCTACCATCAGCACCTCTTCATTTAGCCAATCTTCCACTATCACCACTTTAGATAAAGCGAACAAGACTATGAAAGAAGATAAAAAAACATCAACAACCGCCCAATCTAGTCCTACAGTTGAAAAAAAAGTTGCATCATCTAATAATGTCAATAAAGCACCTGTATCAAAACTATCCCTTTTAGCTATTGCGCTAACACTTGGTCTTGGAGGTTTTGTTTTTTATCACGGTCATACACAAGTTGAAAACCAAAAAAAGACGATTGCTAGTTTACAAACTGAATTAGCTGATTTAAAGCAAACCACCAAAGATAGTATTATTCATGATTTACAAAATAATATTACAGAAGCGGTAAATAGACAGAATCAACAGTTAGCAACATTAGAACAGCGAGTTGATGATCAATTGAATGAACAACAAAAAGCACAACAACAATTAACCAATCAGATCAATGATGCATTAAAACTCAATGAGCAAAATATTTATAACCTTAATGAACGCTTATCGTCCATGTCGGCAGCAAATTACAACGTCTGGTTAATTTCTCAAGCTAATTATTTAGTGCATTTAGCTGGCAGAAAAATATGGAATGAGCAAGATTATGCGACCGCTCGGTTATTGTTAAAAAATGCTGATGCAAGTCTTGCACAAACAAATGATCCAAGTTTAATACCGGCAAGACAAGCAATTACTGAAGATATTAATTCACTGTCTCAGGTAAGTTTTATTGATTATGATGGCATTATCATGAATTTAATTGGACTTTCAGAATCCCTGAATGAATTACCTTTAGTTGGTAACTATAAGCAAATAGATTTAGGTATGACACAACATGATGATGCAGTTGCCTCAAATCATACAGAATCGTCAAATACTGATACAACCAGTGCGCAAGGCATAAATTCAGGAGTTGATTCTGATAAGACTCATAATGATAAGCAAAGTATTACTACGTCAATTTCAGATTGGTCAAGTAATTTACTGACTAACACGAAAAACTTTATGGCTAAATTCATTACCATCGAAAACCTCGATGAAAAAGAAAATAATTTTAAAACCTGCCTATCTAAAGCAGGCTTGGATGAAAAACAGATGCTTAGATGCCAAATTTTTAAAGAACCATTGACTTTAGAACAATCACTTTATCTGCGAGAAAATATTCGTTTTCGTCTTTTAATAGCAGCTCAAGCAGTACCTCGACATCACGATTTAATCTATCAAAGAGCTCTTAGTGATGCTTTACTTTGGGTTAATGCTTATTTTGATAATAACGCACCAACGGTTAAAGCTTTCGTAGATGACCTTGATGATTTACTCAGCCAATCAATTAGCGACCAATCTGTACCTAATAAACTAGAAAGTATCAGTGAGTTAGAAAAATTGATGCAAACTCGTGTTCATTCAATGTTGGCAAACTAG